Proteins co-encoded in one Lentisphaera araneosa HTCC2155 genomic window:
- a CDS encoding GNAT family N-acetyltransferase, whose protein sequence is MQIEIRKAEESDLNEIHGWLVDHDRKGIRENFLCNWEVIKRQAQNADMLIAIESVTSKIIGFMTGGLIDNGVLQVHNDYRSNSSRSYGVGSKLVKFACDEARRNDTPFLWVECAPSSSEEFWKKQGFTIIRKERQHPKGYKVLEDVEQTHSNENQDISEVVISFYDQRALYSASAEPRKKESIKAYLYNDSELKLSKKIYCHRMRTEGDTVIKIEVNGVTKLFGKAKGSEAKEIGVRVTGSGDTRIHKISLDELNT, encoded by the coding sequence ATGCAAATAGAGATAAGAAAAGCTGAGGAAAGTGATTTAAATGAAATTCATGGGTGGTTAGTTGACCATGATCGCAAAGGGATAAGAGAGAATTTTTTGTGTAATTGGGAAGTTATAAAAAGACAAGCTCAAAATGCAGATATGCTTATAGCGATTGAAAGCGTGACTAGTAAAATCATTGGTTTTATGACTGGTGGCCTGATAGATAATGGAGTCTTACAGGTACATAATGATTATAGAAGCAATAGTTCTAGAAGTTATGGTGTGGGCAGTAAATTGGTCAAATTTGCATGTGATGAAGCGAGACGCAATGACACCCCTTTTCTATGGGTTGAATGTGCACCCAGTTCTTCAGAAGAATTTTGGAAGAAACAAGGTTTTACTATAATTAGAAAAGAACGACAACATCCTAAAGGTTATAAAGTTTTAGAGGATGTCGAACAAACACACTCAAATGAAAACCAAGATATAAGTGAAGTTGTCATTAGTTTCTATGATCAACGTGCTTTATATAGTGCTTCAGCTGAACCAAGAAAAAAAGAATCTATAAAAGCTTACCTGTATAATGATTCTGAACTCAAGTTAAGTAAAAAGATTTACTGCCATAGAATGAGGACTGAAGGAGATACAGTTATAAAAATTGAAGTAAATGGAGTCACGAAACTTTTTGGTAAGGCTAAAGGAAGTGAAGCAAAGGAGATAGGAGTCAGAGTTACTGGTTCGGGTGACACTAGAATACATAAGATATCTTTGGATGAGCTAAATACTTAA